In the genome of Candidatus Nanopelagicales bacterium, one region contains:
- the glmU gene encoding bifunctional UDP-N-acetylglucosamine diphosphorylase/glucosamine-1-phosphate N-acetyltransferase GlmU: MRSATAKVLHPVLGKPMLGHVLDAVAETDPGIVAVVVGHQRERVEQYVAAQYPQAVIAVQDEQHGTGHAVACALAALAADGIQIPAGPLVVLAGDTPLLTGDTVQALVASHTEAGAAVTVLSAIVSDPTGYGRIVRDVDGTVAAIVEQRDATPAELAIDEINSGMFAFEPAVLTDALTRLTTDNSQGEQYLTDVLGIAHSDGRTIGFSLAPGVDNPEVHGINDRAQLAEASAMLRDRVNSAHLRAGVTIVDPATTWIEVGAALEPDCVIERNTSIDAGSSVAAGAVVGPDTTLIATTVASGGQVLKSHCDGADIGQNANVGPYSYLRPGAILGEATKVGAYVEVKKSTIGRGSKVPHLSYVGDAEIGEGSNIGAATIFANYDGVAKHRTSVGNHVRVGSDTMLVAPVTVGDGAYTGAGSVVTEDVPAGAIAVGRSRQVNIEGWVGRRRPGTESAKAAAAAQDSGQND, from the coding sequence ATGCGGTCTGCCACCGCCAAAGTGCTGCACCCCGTGTTGGGAAAGCCGATGCTCGGCCACGTGCTCGATGCGGTCGCCGAGACCGACCCAGGGATCGTCGCCGTCGTGGTCGGCCACCAACGCGAGCGGGTCGAGCAGTACGTCGCTGCGCAGTACCCGCAGGCTGTCATCGCAGTCCAAGACGAGCAGCACGGAACCGGCCACGCGGTTGCGTGCGCGCTGGCCGCCCTTGCCGCCGACGGGATCCAGATTCCGGCGGGTCCACTGGTCGTACTCGCTGGCGACACCCCGCTACTCACGGGCGACACGGTGCAAGCGCTCGTTGCCAGTCACACCGAGGCGGGTGCAGCCGTCACTGTGTTGTCTGCGATCGTGTCCGACCCCACTGGGTACGGCCGCATTGTGCGCGACGTCGATGGCACGGTCGCCGCCATTGTCGAGCAGCGCGACGCCACCCCTGCCGAACTGGCCATTGACGAGATCAACAGCGGAATGTTTGCCTTTGAACCAGCGGTCCTGACCGATGCGTTGACGCGGCTGACCACTGACAATTCCCAGGGTGAGCAGTATCTGACCGACGTGCTGGGGATCGCCCACTCCGATGGCCGCACGATCGGCTTCAGCCTGGCCCCCGGCGTGGACAACCCAGAGGTCCACGGCATCAACGACCGGGCCCAGCTTGCCGAAGCGAGCGCGATGTTGCGGGACCGGGTCAACTCCGCCCACCTGCGCGCTGGTGTCACGATTGTGGATCCGGCCACGACCTGGATCGAGGTCGGCGCCGCGTTGGAACCTGATTGCGTCATCGAGCGCAACACCAGCATTGACGCCGGCAGCTCGGTAGCCGCCGGTGCGGTGGTAGGACCGGACACGACTTTGATCGCGACGACGGTTGCCAGTGGTGGGCAGGTGCTGAAGAGCCATTGCGACGGCGCGGACATCGGTCAGAATGCCAATGTTGGTCCGTATAGCTATCTGCGACCGGGCGCAATCCTCGGCGAGGCCACCAAGGTCGGTGCGTACGTCGAGGTCAAGAAATCGACGATCGGACGCGGTAGCAAAGTGCCCCACCTGTCCTACGTCGGCGACGCGGAGATCGGCGAGGGAAGCAACATCGGCGCTGCGACGATATTTGCCAATTACGACGGCGTCGCCAAACACCGCACGAGCGTCGGCAACCATGTGCGCGTGGGCAGCGACACCATGCTGGTCGCACCCGTGACGGTCGGCGACGGCGCCTACACCGGTGCCGGATCTGTGGTCACCGAGGACGTGCCGGCGGGCGCGATTGCGGTCGGTCGATCCAGACAAGTCAACATCGAAGGCTGGGTTGGCAGGCGTCGCCCGGGCACGGAGTCGGCCAAGGCGGCTGCGGCGGCGCAAGATTCCGGGCAAAATGACTGA
- a CDS encoding uracil-DNA glycosylase: protein MTARPLIDLMDPGWAQALTPVAADISAMGDFLRAEVAAGRPYLPSGPDIFAAFQRPFTDVRVLIVGQDPYPTPGHPMGLSFSVRPDVTPIPRSLGNIFRELHSDLGIARPGNGDLRAWADRGVMLLNRVLTVQAGNSGSHRGKGWEAVTAQAISALARRSTPLVAVMWGKDAQTAQPLLGEVPVVSSAHPSPMSADRGFFGSRPFSRVNELLASQGAEPIDWSLPT, encoded by the coding sequence GTGACCGCACGCCCATTGATCGACCTCATGGATCCTGGCTGGGCACAGGCACTTACCCCGGTGGCTGCCGACATCTCGGCCATGGGCGACTTCCTGCGGGCTGAGGTCGCGGCCGGCCGCCCATACCTGCCGTCGGGGCCGGACATCTTCGCAGCGTTCCAGCGACCGTTCACTGACGTGCGAGTCCTGATCGTGGGCCAAGATCCGTACCCAACGCCCGGCCATCCGATGGGGTTGTCCTTCTCGGTGCGACCGGACGTCACGCCGATCCCGCGCAGCCTGGGGAACATCTTCCGCGAACTTCACAGCGACCTCGGAATTGCCCGCCCCGGCAATGGTGACCTACGGGCTTGGGCCGACCGGGGCGTCATGTTGCTCAACCGAGTCCTCACGGTTCAGGCAGGCAACTCCGGATCACACCGCGGCAAGGGGTGGGAGGCCGTCACCGCGCAGGCGATCAGCGCGTTGGCCCGACGTTCGACTCCGCTGGTGGCGGTCATGTGGGGCAAAGACGCCCAGACCGCGCAACCGCTCCTTGGCGAGGTCCCGGTTGTTTCCTCTGCCCACCCCAGTCCGATGTCCGCCGACCGGGGTTTCTTCGGCAGCCGACCCTTCAGCAGGGTCAACGAGCTGCTGGCGAGCCAAGGGGCCGAACCGATCGATTGGTCA
- a CDS encoding ribose-phosphate diphosphokinase encodes MVNAVTRTPESRLMLFGGRSHPELANAVAAQLDTEITPMSAYDFANGEIFVRFHESVRGCDAYVIQSHCENINTAVMEQLIMVDALKRASAERITVIAPFYGYARQDKKHRGREPITARLMADLFKAAGAHRLMAVDLHTSQIQGFFDGPVDHLFALPILAEYVASRVDQDRITVVSPDAGRVRVAERWTDVLNAPLAIIHKRRDPDVANEVKVFEVVGDVEDRVCVLVDDMIDTGGTITKAADTLFDQGASEVIVAATHGVLSDPATERIKNSRITEVVVTDTLPIPSERRIDKLTVLPVAPMIAQAIHEVFTDGSVTSLFGSAHG; translated from the coding sequence ATCGTGAACGCGGTGACACGTACCCCCGAAAGTCGGTTGATGCTATTCGGTGGGAGGTCCCACCCAGAGTTGGCGAACGCGGTGGCAGCCCAACTCGACACCGAAATCACGCCTATGAGCGCCTATGACTTCGCCAATGGCGAGATCTTCGTCCGCTTCCACGAGAGCGTCCGTGGCTGCGACGCCTACGTGATTCAGAGCCACTGCGAGAACATCAATACCGCCGTCATGGAGCAACTGATCATGGTCGATGCGCTCAAGCGTGCGTCGGCGGAACGGATCACCGTGATTGCCCCGTTCTACGGATATGCCCGCCAAGACAAGAAGCATCGGGGCCGCGAGCCCATTACCGCCCGGCTCATGGCGGACCTGTTCAAGGCCGCCGGTGCCCACCGACTCATGGCCGTCGACCTGCACACCTCGCAGATTCAGGGTTTCTTCGACGGCCCGGTCGACCACCTCTTCGCGTTGCCGATCCTGGCCGAGTACGTCGCGAGTCGGGTGGATCAAGACCGCATCACTGTCGTCTCACCAGACGCCGGTCGCGTCCGAGTCGCCGAGCGATGGACCGACGTGCTCAATGCCCCATTGGCGATCATCCACAAGCGGCGCGACCCCGACGTCGCCAACGAGGTCAAGGTCTTCGAGGTCGTCGGCGATGTCGAGGATCGAGTCTGCGTCCTGGTCGATGACATGATCGACACCGGCGGAACCATCACCAAGGCCGCTGACACCCTTTTTGATCAAGGCGCGTCGGAAGTGATCGTTGCTGCTACCCACGGTGTCCTCAGCGATCCAGCGACTGAGCGGATCAAGAATTCGCGGATTACCGAGGTCGTGGTCACCGACACCTTGCCGATCCCGAGTGAGCGCCGAATCGACAAGCTGACGGTCCTGCCGGTGGCGCCGATGATCGCCCAGGCAATCCACGAGGTCTTCACCGATGGTTCGGTGACGAGCCTCTTTGGCTCGGCGCACGGGTAG
- a CDS encoding TetR/AcrR family transcriptional regulator yields the protein MSGSERREQLVAVGRKLFASKGFEAVSVEEIAAKAGVSKPVVYEHFGGKEGLYAVIVDREVTLMISTINSSMGGDNPREMLESAALAMLTYIETSTDGFRILVRDSPPGMVPGSFASSIQDIADKVEGTLAKQFNDRGYPKKWAPMYAQMLVGMVGLTGQWWVDVRKPKKEEVAAHLVNLAWNGLSKLDHKPDPVQGP from the coding sequence ATGTCTGGCTCCGAACGCCGGGAGCAACTTGTTGCTGTTGGCCGCAAACTGTTCGCGAGCAAGGGTTTTGAGGCAGTCAGCGTGGAGGAAATCGCCGCGAAGGCAGGCGTCTCCAAGCCCGTGGTGTACGAGCACTTCGGTGGCAAAGAGGGCCTGTATGCCGTCATCGTCGACCGCGAGGTGACGCTGATGATCAGCACCATCAACAGCTCCATGGGTGGAGACAATCCACGGGAGATGCTCGAATCGGCGGCGCTGGCAATGCTGACCTACATCGAAACCTCGACTGATGGGTTCCGAATCCTGGTCCGCGACTCGCCGCCGGGGATGGTGCCAGGTAGCTTCGCGAGTTCGATTCAGGACATCGCGGACAAGGTTGAGGGAACGTTGGCCAAGCAGTTCAACGACCGCGGATACCCCAAGAAGTGGGCACCGATGTACGCGCAGATGCTGGTGGGGATGGTCGGCCTCACCGGCCAATGGTGGGTCGATGTTCGCAAACCGAAGAAGGAAGAGGTTGCTGCACACCTGGTGAATCTCGCCTGGAACGGGCTGTCCAAGCTCGATCACAAGCCTGATCCGGTCCAGGGACCTTGA